CATGGAAACAAGAGCACAAACAGATCTGAAGCTTCCTAAGGTACTACAGCaatcaatcattatattataAGTTGCATCGTTGGGCAAGACACTGCAAGACTTCATATGTTTGAATAGTTCAATTGCCATGTCACTCTGAATTTCAAGGAAGATAGCTTGTAACCAACCACTGGACAAAAATATAAGACTTCATAATGAGAAAAATGGAAGAGAAAACATGGTTTAAAGTACCTACTTCCTTAGCTTCAACAAGATAATGCAACACCGTATTGTAAATGGGTGTTCCAAGATATATTTTGCTACGACTGAATAGACTTTCTGCAACATGGAAGTAGTGGATAAGTTCTTTTATCATCTCCTCTGCTCCAAGGGCTTTCAACTGAAAGATAGATTTAACAAGAGAAGCATTCAATAAGCTCCAGACCACAAGGAATAAAAATATATCAGATATAGCTAAAGGTtatatgatttaaaaataatGTTAGCAGGAACCAAAATTGAATGAAATAGAAATAGAATTTGGGAAAAATCAAAATTCAAAAGTATATACATACACAAATAGGTACTGATTTTCAACATTTATTTAAACATGGAAGCTAAAATTACCAAGTTCTTCATTGATAAATGACTGTGCTGGACACCGTTTTTTGCCATATCCATTTCTATGGCATTTATTCTTTTAGCAACATCTAGATGTGACAACATATTTCCCTTTTCATACGGGGCATTCACATTACCAAATAAAGAAAACAGAAGCTCATATGTCCTAATATCTGGCAGAAGTTTTAGATTTCTCATCTTGGCCAATACCCGCACAGCACGCTCAGGTTGGTCCTGCATATTTAAGCAACAATATTAGATTGATAGCAAAATGAAAAATGCTACAAATGTCATTGAAATCTAAGTGggtaggaaaatatatatatatataaatatatatataataaaaaataaaaagatgttGATGAAAATGTGTATTCCAGATTCACAGATATTATAAAAATTCAACCCACCAATGTGTCGCATGCAGCAAAAAAAACATTAAAAGGGTGTGGATATGGGCATTTGGATACTCGGTGAAGCAGAGCCTCAGCTAAATCCAACTCTAGAGCTTTACTGCAACTCACTGAAAGGGTTGCAACAGTCCGGTCGAATGCTTTCAAATTTTTGTGTTGCATAATTTTCAACTGCAAATCACACAACATACCAAGTTAAAATCTATTTCTATCTTGAATACAATAatctatttaaaaagaaatatatCTAGTTTCGAAAAAACTTAAAGGAAAGATAAATTCATAGAGCAAACATAAAGAAATTACCAATTCCATGCCAGCACTGTACCCCCTCTCAGAAACAACTGCTCTAATAAAACCATCGTAGGTTTTACTTGATGGTTGCAAACCCAACACTTGCATCTAACAAGAAGAAACATACAGAACTCATTAAGACGAAGCTCTAAGTAAAGTTGagccaaaataaaaggaaaaggaaGCATGAGAAAAGTGAATTTGACTGACTCATCACACTTTGTGAGACTTACGAGTACCACAGGAAAAAGAATCTTTCTTCTTGCATTTTCATGTTGTAccaaattaaagaataaataaaagaacATTGTACAAGCTCAAAACAAAAGAATTTTATACCTGTGCTAACAATGGCTCTGCAAGaccattattatttaaatagacACACGCGCTAATGACATCATTGAAAGACTGCCTCAGAGCTTTCATAACAGGCTTACTTTCACAAGGATTTGGCATTCTTACTTGAACATGAGCAGTCTCTCTAACTTTGACACTAAATACGGAGGCCTGGTCTTTATTACTAGCATCATTGTCCAACTTGGTCAAATAAAATTGTTTCCATTCATGTTTTGAAGGGATGGGAATGTCTAATCTGGAAAAACAAAGCTTTCCTTCAGTACTGCTAAATGAAGTGCTACCCCTGATGGCTAAAAACACCATCTGCTGCAAAGCATCATAAGCAGATTTTAGATCTCCCAGTCTAGTAAAAGACCAAATAAATCTTTTGAGAGAGAAAATGTTGAGACTGTAATTTCTGAAACACTCCTTCCATATCTCTTGGACCGCTGACAAGTTCTTTTGCGAAACTGCTAACTGAAATTCAAAGGCAATGGTTGTAATCTGACAAGACATCACAACAACATTACCTGAAGAATGAAAATAAGATGACAGTAGCAGTCAATTTTGCTCACCTTGAGAAGCTCTGAGTAAGTAACTTCATTTTTCCCTACCATTCTACGATCCATCAGATCCAAACATTGATTAGCATGACCTATACTTTGTGTTTCGGCACAGGCACCCAAAAAACTATTGTAAATACATAGGAGCGGGTAAATGCCAAGACTTTCTCCAAGAAAATTTATCAAATTTAATGCCTGAACATGTAAAGCAGGAAGACACAACATCAGTTCCTTCATTGTACTTAAAGTTGATTAAAAAAAAGAA
This genomic interval from Humulus lupulus chromosome 8, drHumLupu1.1, whole genome shotgun sequence contains the following:
- the LOC133797959 gene encoding pentatricopeptide repeat-containing protein At1g76280 isoform X3; the protein is MMYRTLTTIRLRSFPDSLRKSITQEHGWSGAAKEAMLSRNFTTSKHSITKSMQMQIVDALCSGERSKASSLLLSLRHENYSLRANDFVFILNYCARSPDPLFVMETWRVMEENEISPDTITSLLMMRALCKGGYLDEALNLINFLGESLGIYPLLCIYNSFLGACAETQSIGHANQCLDLMDRRMVGKNEVTYSELLKLAVSQKNLSAVQEIWKECFRNYSLNIFSLKRFIWSFTRLGDLKSAYDALQQMVFLAIRGSTSFSSTEGKLCFSRLDIPIPSKHEWKQFYLTKLDNDASNKDQASVFSVKVRETAHVQVRMPNPCESKPVMKALRQSFNDVISACVYLNNNGLAEPLLAQMQVLGLQPSSKTYDGFIRAVVSERGYSAGMELLKIMQHKNLKAFDRTVATLSVSCSKALELDLAEALLHRVSKCPYPHPFNVFFAACDTLDQPERAVRVLAKMRNLKLLPDIRTYELLFSLFGNVNAPYEKGNMLSHLDVAKRINAIEMDMAKNGVQHSHLSMKNLLKALGAEEMIKELIHYFHVAESLFSRSKIYLGTPIYNTVLHYLVEAKESDMAIELFKHMKSCSVLPNDATYNIMIDCCSTLGSFRSVCALVSMMIRDGFYPQALTFTALMK
- the LOC133797959 gene encoding pentatricopeptide repeat-containing protein At1g76280 isoform X1 gives rise to the protein MMYRTLTTIRLRSFPDSLRKSITQEHGWSGAAKEAMLSRNFTTSKHSITKSMQMQIVDALCSGERSKASSLLLSLRHENYSLRANDFVFILNYCARSPDPLFVMETWRVMEENEISPDTITSLLMMRALCKGGYLDEALNLINFLGESLGIYPLLCIYNSFLGACAETQSIGHANQCLDLMDRRMVGKNEVTYSELLKLAVSQKNLSAVQEIWKECFRNYSLNIFSLKRFIWSFTRLGDLKSAYDALQQMVFLAIRGSTSFSSTEGKLCFSRLDIPIPSKHEWKQFYLTKLDNDASNKDQASVFSVKVRETAHVQVRMPNPCESKPVMKALRQSFNDVISACVYLNNNGLAEPLLAQMQVLGLQPSSKTYDGFIRAVVSERGYSAGMELLKIMQHKNLKAFDRTVATLSVSCSKALELDLAEALLHRVSKCPYPHPFNVFFAACDTLDQPERAVRVLAKMRNLKLLPDIRTYELLFSLFGNVNAPYEKGNMLSHLDVAKRINAIEMDMAKNGVQHSHLSMKNLLKALGAEEMIKELIHYFHVAESLFSRSKIYLGTPIYNTVLHYLVEAKESDMAIELFKHMKSCSVLPNDATYNIMIDCCSTLGSFRSVCALVSMMIRDGFYPQALTFTALMKILLEYENYSEALNLLEQAISEGIQLDVLLFNTILKKACEKGMLDVIEFVVEQMHQEKIQPDSSTCNYVFSAYHGRGFHSTAVEALQVLSMRMLGKEYGDLSKEMELEYNFILAEEMEAESRIFDLFENFQEDRAVALLNLRWCAMLGFSISWSPNESSWAKRLSTNYNTRKGHS
- the LOC133797959 gene encoding pentatricopeptide repeat-containing protein At1g76280 isoform X2, with the translated sequence MDGVVRQRKQCCLEILQLLNMQIVDALCSGERSKASSLLLSLRHENYSLRANDFVFILNYCARSPDPLFVMETWRVMEENEISPDTITSLLMMRALCKGGYLDEALNLINFLGESLGIYPLLCIYNSFLGACAETQSIGHANQCLDLMDRRMVGKNEVTYSELLKLAVSQKNLSAVQEIWKECFRNYSLNIFSLKRFIWSFTRLGDLKSAYDALQQMVFLAIRGSTSFSSTEGKLCFSRLDIPIPSKHEWKQFYLTKLDNDASNKDQASVFSVKVRETAHVQVRMPNPCESKPVMKALRQSFNDVISACVYLNNNGLAEPLLAQMQVLGLQPSSKTYDGFIRAVVSERGYSAGMELLKIMQHKNLKAFDRTVATLSVSCSKALELDLAEALLHRVSKCPYPHPFNVFFAACDTLDQPERAVRVLAKMRNLKLLPDIRTYELLFSLFGNVNAPYEKGNMLSHLDVAKRINAIEMDMAKNGVQHSHLSMKNLLKALGAEEMIKELIHYFHVAESLFSRSKIYLGTPIYNTVLHYLVEAKESDMAIELFKHMKSCSVLPNDATYNIMIDCCSTLGSFRSVCALVSMMIRDGFYPQALTFTALMKILLEYENYSEALNLLEQAISEGIQLDVLLFNTILKKACEKGMLDVIEFVVEQMHQEKIQPDSSTCNYVFSAYHGRGFHSTAVEALQVLSMRMLGKEYGDLSKEMELEYNFILAEEMEAESRIFDLFENFQEDRAVALLNLRWCAMLGFSISWSPNESSWAKRLSTNYNTRKGHS